In Arachis hypogaea cultivar Tifrunner chromosome 7, arahy.Tifrunner.gnm2.J5K5, whole genome shotgun sequence, the genomic window CCGAACATTcttgttaattaattaacaagttaATCTATCTTGTTGTTTCATATGGATCAGTCAGGGCATATAAATATGAGTAACACAAAGATGATGAACATGAAGAAATTGGATTCAAAGATAACCCCTGAAACGGGCATAGACCTTGAGCTGAACCTGACATGTGAATCACTGAGGAGAAAAGAAGACACAAAGAAGAGTTCCCCTGCTATATTAGCTGACGTGTTCAACAATAAGGACacgtcatcatcatcgtcatcgcAATCACAATCACCGTCGCCGTCATCTTCCTCACCGCCACTACTGCCAGCTTGGTTGTTGGTGGAGGGAGAAGATCAGAAGGAGATGGTTGCAACGGTTTGCATGAGGTGCCACATGCTGGTGATGCTTTGCAAGTCATCACCTTCTTGTCCTAATTGCAAGTTCATGCATCCACCAGATCAGAATCCTTCATTCTTGAAGAGAAGCAGATGCAGCCTCTTGTGCTGATTCATGAATGCAGAAATGATAAAtctcaattattaattaattaatcttctAGTTCTGCTTAATTAGTCTTGGTAATTTCATTTGACTTTCACTGAATGAGTGTGATGAGTGGCAGCAGATTATATATATAAGCATTAAGATTTTAATTAAGAAACTAACATCTatatactatattattattattattatcataattAATCATATCTATGTACATAGAAAAGTGGCTGGTGTTGATCGTTCCTACAATTATTGTGTATGTTTTTAGATGTAAAATTTCGGTAggctttttttcccctttttctttcaAGAATGGAGGTTTATGAGGCCTCTTAACTATCAAATAGCAAGAGCACATGTTCTTTGTGATGTCATTGTAATTTTTAGTAATGAGAAGAACCGCGTTTCCCCAATTTGTTATTAACTTCACTTTGATATATATATGTAGCCATTTAACTACTGACTTTTCATTAATGGGTATGTAATAAACTCGTTTGTATGCTACTCATTTTAAATTAGGTTGTTAATTGTTAAAATTCCAATATATGCATGTTCTCTGTTTCGGACTTGATGAACTACTATTCTTGTTCCAAGTTCAACAGACATCATGAATATAAAGGATAACATCTCAGTGAATTGAATAAGAGGTCAATATATAACACATAAATAGTAAGAAGATACTACTTACTAGAAAACCGAAGCATCTGCTGAAGCAATATTTAAATGAACAACATAAAGTACTGCACAAATTGAATGAGATCATCCGCAGAACTTAgctttctttattatttattcattttttaacaggGATACATGTCAGCCTACTATCGAAATTAGCTCTCTCTGATGGCCAAATttggaagaaaaacaaaaactaagGGCTCAttggtttgaaaatattttttcaatatgAATGCTAAAtacggaaatgtttggtaaccaaagaaaattaacaaaaaacAGCATTTAGCATTCACTAATTGTTgcgataataaataaatactaaataagacaagttttaTCTCTGTTTTTGGCTAATTTTCTTTGATTATCAAACATTTTCATTTTCAATTATACTATGTGTATGCCGAAATTCAGCCAATAAatcaattataaatattaaatacatgttgaaatataaaatacgtattaaaaatagaaaaatgttaaaaaatcattaaaatttattatttttactcatCACAGTTAGCCACGTCAACTCAAttcttttagtttaataatctaacaacatactttgttgttggaacacaaaaataataaaatttgatggttctataatatttttttaaaaataagttaaacaattaACACATGTATTTGTACCTAAATATATGAGagctaatttaattttctatattttcgtttttttttcttattattttgttaaaaaataaaaaaatgaaattatattATCTGTTTTTTTATGACAAATCAACCACATTTCCTAAACTTAACGTGAAAGTGTAAAAGAGAAAAGTTATAGTAACATAACTTGACTCATCTCGTTCATCACATACCTAAATGGCTAAATTAGGTGTGTTTGGTTTTGATTACTACTATTATTTTCAAGAAATAATCATGTTGAATCTAAAATAATCTAAACACACGATCAGTCAAGTAAAGGCTATAATTAATGACAGCAAATGAAGATCTGAAATATGGCTATTGCATTAATTAGCTTACGTCTGTTATACTACTACTACAACATTATATTTCCAATCGCATTAAATGCATACATTGGATGTTAATATGTCTCTCTTATCTTCATGCACATTTACGTTTCTTGCTCCCATAAATGGAAGCGTTGAAGTTATAAATAGTTAATCCTTACATGCCACATATTAAAGAACCTCAATTTCCATGTTATGCAATTCCTAAACTCCCTTTTGGATGCTGGAGCTACCAAGTCAGCTGCATTTATGGCATGCTTCATTGTTTAGGACTCtaggtgatggatatagacaaACTAAACACAGTTTAGCTAAATTAATTAAGGATTAATAAGTACTGCTATTGTGTTGTTCAATTACGGCGCTGTAGCCGTCCCTAACGATGTTGAGTTGTTTTTTTTCCAATGAATAATATACAGTGTATTTcgaatcataaaaatataaatatggatATTTATAAACGCAGTGTAATTaagtatcttttaaaaattgtctATTATTcagtttttaaaaaaagaaaaactaaaaaataagtaattttttataaaaaataagtaacttttaataaaaataaatatttaaattaattaaataatattatttaaataaaaaagttaactaaaaactaaaaatttaaaagataagtaGGATTTCTCTTATAAAATATATTCTGATATTTAAGttaatatgattaaattttttttattatttttacattcTAAAACAGCCACTTTCTCATTACtagaattttttcttttgtatatgaAATATGAAATAGAGCGGTAGAGCCATTGATGGTTTGTATGATTAGTTACTAAAGAACattcaattataataaagagGATTATTATAAGggtaaaatatgtttttatttttcaaatttttacaagttttaaaaatattattttaaattttattttttttaaattttatctttaaaattttttatttgtattaaacgAACTATtgacaactaattttttaaaaagtttaaaattaatttagtaataattTCACAATGataatttttaatacaaacaaATCAAACATAGTTCTGTCATTCTTAGTtatcaaacattatttttggattgATCCTAAGCTTTTTAGAAATTTAACTGTAAAGGTAT contains:
- the LOC112703178 gene encoding uncharacterized protein; amino-acid sequence: MVSFHKALPESSPSELKLSSNNNKRKWEQPLLTTEDFFKDLSKSSKIEANPHQKINKSIFDIEFHLQTPLPSAKLQHHHLTIQSGHINMSNTKMMNMKKLDSKITPETGIDLELNLTCESLRRKEDTKKSSPAILADVFNNKDTSSSSSSQSQSPSPSSSSPPLLPAWLLVEGEDQKEMVATVCMRCHMLVMLCKSSPSCPNCKFMHPPDQNPSFLKRSRCSLLC